The proteins below come from a single Tsuneonella deserti genomic window:
- a CDS encoding protein-disulfide reductase DsbD family protein yields the protein MRARTLPLLAAICALIALLLPGHPSAQGAPDSRPNHIAARLLAEGPVRPGEPLSLAIAFDPEPGWHGYWKNPGDAGYGLTLDWHLPSGWKAGEPQYPVPQQLVVGGLMNHVYEGPYAVLVEVAVPKGARAAPIAVDAQWLACTDKICVPEQARLTVDLGHASRDARFDRWRAEIPALLDQKASFAIDGDRLRVAIPLPASLDKPAPHLFVEQRDLVQYAQPQAFFTKGDLLVAEVPLAATMVRPVTVDGILSLGHGDGVRFLAVPGDVPAGGEPLPTDSDIASPLWLLVLAALAGGLLLNVMPCVFPILSLKALSLARAGESDAHARIEGLAYTAGVVLATLALGAVLLALRAAGEMVGWAFQLQEPAVVVALLALAAAITANFAGLFEVPSFSLTRGGEPSGAFLTGLLAAFVATPCTGPFMAAAMGAALLLPEAQAMLLFGTLGLGLALPFLLLGFVPPLRRMLPRPGRWMDTFRKAMAVPMGLTALALLWLCWRIGGGWFAAGAALLASLVVVALAAWWRSRLADGGRGRGLAVGAALLVALLAIVLPTRMVRPATAEEGIVPTRPFSEAALAKARASGQPVFVWFTADWCLTCKVNERVAIEREATRDAFEKAGVVAMVGDWTRRDPAIARYLSRQGAAGVPLYVWYAPGKEGEILPQVLTPDSLVTLAEGLPQAGS from the coding sequence ATGCGCGCAAGGACCTTGCCTCTGCTGGCCGCGATCTGCGCGTTGATTGCCCTTCTCTTGCCGGGTCATCCCTCCGCCCAGGGCGCGCCTGATTCCCGGCCCAATCACATCGCAGCGCGGCTGCTCGCCGAAGGACCCGTTCGTCCGGGCGAGCCGCTATCGCTTGCGATTGCCTTCGATCCCGAGCCGGGCTGGCATGGCTATTGGAAAAACCCGGGTGACGCGGGTTACGGCCTGACGCTCGACTGGCATCTCCCTTCCGGGTGGAAGGCAGGCGAGCCGCAGTATCCGGTGCCGCAGCAGCTCGTCGTCGGCGGGCTGATGAATCATGTTTACGAAGGGCCGTACGCGGTGCTCGTGGAAGTGGCCGTGCCCAAGGGAGCGCGCGCGGCGCCGATCGCCGTCGATGCCCAATGGCTCGCGTGCACCGACAAGATCTGCGTGCCCGAGCAGGCGCGGCTGACCGTGGACTTGGGGCACGCCAGTCGCGATGCGCGTTTCGACCGCTGGCGCGCCGAAATACCGGCGCTGCTCGACCAGAAGGCCTCTTTTGCGATCGACGGCGACAGGTTGCGGGTGGCGATTCCATTGCCGGCCTCCCTGGACAAGCCCGCCCCGCACTTGTTCGTGGAACAGCGCGACCTGGTCCAATACGCCCAACCACAGGCCTTCTTCACCAAGGGTGACCTGCTGGTCGCCGAAGTGCCGCTGGCGGCGACGATGGTTCGCCCGGTAACGGTCGATGGCATCCTGTCGCTCGGCCATGGTGACGGGGTGCGCTTCCTCGCGGTGCCAGGAGACGTGCCGGCAGGAGGCGAGCCGCTGCCGACCGATAGTGACATCGCGAGTCCTTTGTGGCTGCTGGTTCTCGCCGCGCTCGCCGGCGGACTTTTGCTGAACGTGATGCCCTGCGTGTTCCCGATCCTGAGCCTGAAGGCGCTGAGCCTGGCGCGGGCAGGGGAAAGCGACGCCCACGCGCGGATCGAAGGCCTCGCTTACACGGCAGGCGTGGTGCTCGCGACGCTGGCGCTCGGCGCAGTGCTGCTGGCGCTCCGGGCGGCGGGCGAGATGGTCGGCTGGGCGTTCCAGCTGCAGGAGCCGGCAGTGGTGGTCGCGTTGCTCGCGCTCGCGGCGGCGATCACGGCGAACTTCGCGGGGCTGTTCGAGGTCCCGTCCTTCTCGCTCACTCGGGGCGGCGAGCCTTCGGGAGCATTCCTGACCGGCTTGCTTGCCGCTTTCGTCGCCACCCCATGCACCGGCCCATTCATGGCGGCCGCGATGGGGGCCGCCCTTTTGCTGCCCGAGGCACAGGCGATGCTGCTGTTCGGCACACTTGGACTGGGCCTCGCGCTACCGTTTCTGCTGCTCGGCTTCGTGCCCCCCCTGCGCCGGATGCTGCCGCGCCCGGGTAGATGGATGGACACCTTCCGCAAGGCGATGGCGGTGCCCATGGGCCTGACCGCTCTGGCTTTGCTGTGGTTGTGCTGGCGGATCGGCGGCGGGTGGTTCGCTGCCGGTGCCGCGCTGCTCGCGTCACTGGTCGTCGTGGCGCTCGCTGCCTGGTGGAGGTCGCGCCTCGCGGACGGCGGGCGCGGCCGCGGGTTAGCGGTGGGAGCGGCCCTTCTGGTCGCGCTGCTGGCAATCGTGCTGCCGACCCGGATGGTCCGGCCGGCAACCGCGGAGGAAGGCATCGTACCCACGCGGCCCTTTTCCGAGGCCGCACTGGCGAAGGCACGCGCTTCGGGCCAGCCGGTATTCGTGTGGTTCACCGCCGACTGGTGTCTCACCTGCAAGGTCAACGAACGCGTGGCGATCGAGCGGGAGGCAACCAGGGACGCCTTCGAGAAGGCCGGGGTGGTCGCGATGGTTGGCGACTGGACCCGTCGCGATCCGGCGATCGCCCGCTACCTCTCGCGCCAGGGAGCGGCCGGCGTGCCGCTCTACGTCTGGTATGCGCCGGGCAAGGAAGGCGAGATCCTGCCGCAGGTTCTCACTCCCGATAGCCTGGTCACGCTGGCGGAAGGACTGCCGCAGGCTGGTTCCTGA
- a CDS encoding class I SAM-dependent methyltransferase — protein sequence MKSLAALAAVSFAAASLGALSACATVSGETADEAATGASLVSAIANPARTEEARAMDEGRKPAEVLNFLRLQAGMDAADLLTGSGYWAQIMASAVGPQGSVAAFEPDQFYKDGPEKQKLDALVAASPGMTLEHYPFDRFAPPANAFDFALINLSYHDLYWESEKYGIPRTDPDAFVRNLYAAMRPGAVVGVIDHAGPAGDTRALVEKLHRIDPATVRADFERAGFKLEAQSDLLANPADDHSLNVFDKSIRGKTDRFLYKFRKPRR from the coding sequence ATGAAGAGTCTTGCCGCGCTTGCCGCCGTTTCGTTCGCTGCCGCCTCGCTAGGCGCGTTGTCCGCTTGCGCAACGGTCTCAGGAGAGACCGCCGATGAAGCGGCAACAGGTGCCAGTCTTGTTTCGGCCATCGCCAACCCGGCCCGCACCGAGGAAGCACGCGCGATGGACGAAGGGCGCAAGCCCGCCGAAGTGCTCAACTTTCTCAGGCTGCAAGCGGGCATGGACGCCGCCGATCTGTTGACCGGGAGTGGATACTGGGCACAGATCATGGCTTCGGCAGTCGGACCGCAGGGCTCGGTCGCCGCGTTCGAGCCCGACCAGTTCTACAAGGATGGCCCGGAAAAGCAGAAGCTCGACGCGCTGGTCGCCGCCTCTCCGGGCATGACGCTTGAGCACTACCCGTTCGACCGTTTCGCTCCCCCCGCGAACGCGTTCGACTTCGCGTTGATCAACCTTTCATACCACGATCTCTACTGGGAATCGGAAAAGTACGGCATTCCGCGCACCGATCCCGATGCCTTCGTACGGAATCTCTATGCAGCGATGCGTCCCGGAGCCGTGGTCGGGGTGATCGACCATGCGGGCCCCGCCGGCGACACCCGCGCGCTGGTAGAGAAACTGCACCGGATCGATCCAGCCACCGTGCGCGCCGATTTCGAGCGGGCAGGATTCAAGCTCGAAGCGCAGAGCGACTTGCTCGCCAATCCGGCCGACGACCACTCGCTCAACGTCTTCGACAAATCCATTCGCGGCAAGACGGACCGCTTCCTCTACAAGTTCCGTAAACCGCGCCGTTGA
- the uvrB gene encoding excinuclease ABC subunit UvrB — translation MAELVIRRGLEEPDTSDKFVPHKPARPEKSMGGRRFEIVSDYEPAGDQPTAIKELVASARDGEQTQVLLGVTGSGKTFTMAKVIEELQRPALILAPNKILAAQLYGEFKSFFPNNAVEYFVSYYDYYQPEAYVPRSDTYIEKESSVNEAIDRMRHSATRALLERDDVIIVASVSCLYGIGSVETYSAMIFDLKKGAQEDQREIIRKLVALQYKRNDAAFQRGNFRVRGDSLEIFPSHYEDMAWRVSFFGDEIEEISEFDPLTGQKGASLSSVRVYANSHYVTPGPTMKQATQAIKFELEERLKELHAEGRLLEAQRLEQRTNFDLEMINATGSCAGIENYSRFLTGRLPGEPPPTLFEYLPDNALLFVDESHQTVPQIGAMAKGDHRRKLTLAEYGFRLPSCIDNRPLRFNEWDAMRPQTFAVSATPGNWEMEQTGGVFAEQVIRPTGLIDPPVEIRPVEDQVQDCINECRLTAQKGYRTLVTTLTKRMAEDLTEFMHEAGLRVRYMHSDVETLERIELIRDLRLGVYDVLVGINLLREGLDIPECGLVCILDADKEGFLRSETSLIQTIGRAARNVDSKVILYADRMTGSMERAIAETERRREKQQAYNAEHGITPTTIIRGIQDIVAHTASKDSVLVDTGDPERNNLVGHNLRAYIQDLEKRMRAAAADLEFEEAGRLRDEIRRLEADELGLPDTEHKAPIVGRSNEGKPGTRKDRFGKTRYKKMRGRP, via the coding sequence ATGGCCGAACTGGTAATCCGTCGCGGGCTGGAAGAGCCCGATACCTCCGACAAATTCGTTCCGCACAAGCCCGCGCGTCCCGAAAAGTCGATGGGCGGCCGGCGGTTCGAGATCGTCAGCGACTATGAACCGGCGGGTGACCAGCCGACGGCGATCAAGGAACTCGTCGCCTCGGCGCGCGACGGCGAGCAGACGCAGGTGCTTTTGGGAGTCACCGGCTCGGGCAAGACTTTCACGATGGCCAAGGTGATCGAGGAACTGCAGCGCCCCGCCCTGATCCTCGCGCCCAACAAGATCCTCGCCGCGCAGCTCTACGGCGAGTTCAAGAGCTTCTTTCCCAACAACGCGGTCGAGTACTTCGTCAGCTACTACGACTATTATCAGCCCGAGGCGTACGTGCCGCGGTCCGACACCTACATCGAGAAGGAAAGCTCGGTGAACGAGGCGATCGACCGGATGCGCCACTCGGCAACCCGGGCCCTGCTCGAACGCGACGATGTGATTATCGTGGCCTCCGTTTCGTGCCTCTACGGCATCGGCTCGGTCGAAACCTACTCGGCCATGATCTTCGACCTCAAGAAGGGCGCGCAGGAGGACCAGCGAGAGATCATCCGCAAGCTGGTCGCGCTGCAGTACAAGCGCAACGATGCAGCCTTCCAGCGCGGCAATTTCCGCGTGCGGGGCGACAGCCTGGAGATTTTCCCCTCGCACTACGAGGACATGGCCTGGCGGGTGTCGTTCTTCGGCGACGAGATCGAGGAAATCAGCGAGTTCGACCCGTTGACCGGCCAGAAGGGCGCGTCGCTCAGCTCGGTGCGCGTCTACGCCAATTCGCACTACGTCACGCCCGGGCCGACGATGAAGCAGGCGACGCAGGCGATCAAGTTCGAGCTCGAGGAGCGGCTCAAGGAGCTCCACGCCGAAGGCCGCCTGCTCGAAGCCCAGCGGCTTGAGCAGCGCACCAACTTCGACCTCGAGATGATCAACGCCACGGGAAGCTGCGCGGGGATCGAGAACTACAGCCGCTTTCTCACCGGTCGGCTCCCCGGCGAGCCGCCGCCGACGCTGTTCGAATACCTGCCCGACAACGCACTGCTGTTCGTCGACGAGAGCCACCAGACGGTGCCGCAGATCGGCGCGATGGCGAAGGGAGACCATCGCCGCAAGCTGACCCTCGCCGAATACGGCTTCCGCCTGCCGAGCTGCATCGACAACCGCCCGTTGCGTTTCAACGAGTGGGACGCGATGCGCCCGCAGACCTTCGCGGTCAGCGCCACGCCCGGCAACTGGGAGATGGAACAGACCGGCGGCGTGTTCGCCGAACAAGTCATCCGGCCGACCGGCCTGATCGACCCGCCGGTCGAGATCCGCCCGGTCGAGGACCAGGTGCAGGATTGCATCAACGAGTGCCGGCTGACCGCGCAGAAGGGCTACCGCACCCTCGTCACTACGCTGACCAAGCGGATGGCCGAAGACCTGACCGAGTTCATGCACGAGGCGGGCCTAAGGGTTCGCTACATGCACTCCGACGTCGAGACATTGGAGCGCATCGAGCTGATCCGCGACCTGCGGCTGGGCGTCTACGACGTGCTCGTGGGCATCAACCTGCTGCGCGAAGGCCTCGACATTCCCGAGTGCGGTCTCGTTTGCATTCTGGACGCCGACAAGGAAGGTTTCCTGCGGTCCGAAACTTCGCTGATCCAGACGATCGGCCGCGCGGCGCGCAACGTGGATAGCAAGGTCATCCTCTACGCCGACCGGATGACGGGCAGCATGGAGCGCGCGATCGCGGAAACCGAGCGCCGGCGGGAAAAGCAGCAGGCCTACAACGCCGAGCACGGGATCACGCCGACCACCATCATCCGCGGCATCCAGGACATTGTCGCGCACACTGCCAGCAAGGATAGCGTGCTGGTCGATACCGGCGACCCGGAGCGCAACAACCTCGTCGGCCACAACCTGCGCGCATACATCCAGGACCTGGAAAAGCGGATGCGGGCCGCCGCCGCCGACCTCGAATTCGAGGAGGCCGGCCGCCTGCGCGACGAGATCAGGCGACTGGAGGCGGACGAGCTCGGCCTGCCCGATACCGAGCACAAGGCTCCCATCGTGGGCCGCAGCAACGAAGGCAAGCCTGGCACGCGCAAGGACCGGTTCGGCAAGACGCGCTACAAGAAGATGCGGGGCAGGCCCTGA
- a CDS encoding ankyrin repeat domain-containing protein produces the protein MKKLLAASALALAVIIGGQSVAPIATPAIAQADAFENAHHYVVNKMNAQALEIIDRGDFPIDQGNYEGWTMLHYAAESGNLEMVKALLERGADPTLATQWGTSAYDVGSTTLIKAAIAAAIEARTGVNPVKPAVSARPSSTSAAAAPVRASASAKPGKTQTAREKMCEGRWYSSNALCSDSTCKMREYRKWQTCLKTGSYY, from the coding sequence ATGAAGAAGCTTCTCGCCGCTAGCGCGCTGGCGCTTGCAGTTATCATCGGCGGGCAATCGGTGGCCCCGATCGCGACGCCCGCCATCGCGCAGGCTGACGCCTTCGAGAATGCGCATCACTACGTCGTCAACAAGATGAACGCGCAGGCGCTCGAGATCATCGACCGCGGCGACTTCCCCATCGACCAGGGCAACTATGAAGGCTGGACAATGCTGCATTACGCAGCCGAATCCGGCAACCTCGAGATGGTCAAGGCACTGCTCGAGCGCGGCGCCGATCCGACACTCGCCACCCAGTGGGGCACTTCGGCCTACGACGTAGGCTCGACCACGCTAATCAAAGCCGCCATCGCCGCCGCGATCGAGGCGCGAACCGGCGTGAACCCGGTGAAGCCGGCCGTCTCCGCGCGTCCCTCGTCCACTAGCGCAGCCGCCGCTCCTGTGCGCGCAAGCGCTTCCGCGAAGCCGGGCAAGACGCAGACCGCTCGCGAGAAAATGTGCGAAGGGCGCTGGTATTCGAGCAACGCATTGTGTTCCGACAGCACCTGCAAGATGCGCGAGTACCGCAAGTGGCAAACCTGCCTGAAAACAGGCTCGTACTATTGA
- a CDS encoding DUF3617 domain-containing protein: protein MNHLPLASVLLATFALAGCGGKEAKEPVSKERIIAEAGELARPLPGQYETSVKLLSFSVPGLSEEQADKVKGMMGDVGGKSSGYCLTPDEAKKGFEESVRKMSQGQGGVNCEFSRFDVDGGKLSAEMTCKGPQGMESMMKIDGTATAQSTAMHMAMTQKTSMIPGGEMRMEMQMDSRRTGDCSS, encoded by the coding sequence ATGAACCATCTCCCGCTCGCGTCAGTCCTCCTGGCCACCTTCGCCCTTGCAGGTTGCGGCGGGAAGGAAGCGAAGGAACCCGTCTCGAAGGAAAGGATCATCGCCGAGGCGGGGGAACTCGCCCGGCCGCTACCGGGACAATACGAAACCAGCGTGAAGCTGCTCAGCTTCTCCGTCCCGGGCCTTTCCGAGGAGCAGGCGGACAAGGTCAAGGGCATGATGGGCGACGTCGGCGGCAAGTCCTCCGGCTATTGCCTGACGCCCGACGAAGCGAAGAAGGGGTTCGAGGAATCCGTTCGCAAGATGAGCCAGGGGCAGGGCGGGGTGAATTGCGAATTCTCCCGGTTCGATGTCGATGGCGGCAAGCTTTCCGCGGAAATGACCTGCAAGGGCCCCCAAGGCATGGAATCGATGATGAAGATCGATGGCACGGCCACGGCCCAAAGCACCGCGATGCACATGGCCATGACCCAGAAGACCTCGATGATCCCGGGCGGCGAAATGCGCATGGAGATGCAGATGGATTCGCGCCGCACGGGCGATTGCAGTTCGTGA
- a CDS encoding esterase/lipase family protein, with amino-acid sequence MAALLSIETISNACDSVSHRLALAREPAPEAAGGPSLRRLAGELSALGEPFRRPFRPRAPIPLAAVSRSVMLLPGFATHPVRMRFLARGLREAGHRVFHWGEGFNWGASAERLDRLEARAQALSERCGEPIVLVGWSLGGLFAREVAKRRPRAVSKVVTMGSPFSYSPRANNVWRAYQLITGHPVDKPPVAVDLSVKPPVETVAMWSPRDGIVHPRAARGIAGERDRELALRCTHLGFAYDPEALSAVLRELDPG; translated from the coding sequence ATGGCTGCACTGCTGTCAATCGAGACTATCAGCAACGCCTGCGATAGCGTTTCGCATCGTCTCGCGCTGGCGCGCGAGCCGGCGCCGGAAGCAGCGGGCGGACCCTCGCTGCGACGTCTTGCGGGTGAGCTTTCGGCCCTGGGCGAACCTTTTCGCCGGCCCTTTCGCCCCCGCGCGCCCATCCCCCTGGCGGCTGTTTCCCGGTCCGTCATGCTCTTGCCAGGTTTCGCAACCCATCCGGTGCGGATGCGCTTCCTGGCCCGAGGATTGCGGGAAGCGGGGCATCGGGTGTTTCACTGGGGCGAGGGGTTCAACTGGGGCGCGAGCGCGGAGCGGCTCGACCGGCTCGAGGCCAGAGCGCAGGCTCTTTCGGAGCGCTGCGGCGAGCCGATCGTGCTGGTCGGCTGGAGCCTGGGCGGCCTGTTCGCACGCGAGGTCGCCAAGCGGCGGCCGCGAGCGGTGTCCAAGGTGGTGACCATGGGTTCGCCGTTTTCCTATTCGCCCCGGGCAAACAACGTGTGGCGTGCCTACCAGCTCATTACCGGCCACCCGGTCGATAAACCTCCGGTCGCCGTCGACCTGTCGGTCAAGCCCCCGGTCGAGACGGTTGCGATGTGGAGCCCCCGCGACGGAATCGTGCATCCGCGGGCCGCTCGAGGTATTGCGGGAGAGCGCGACCGGGAATTGGCGCTGCGCTGCACCCACCTCGGTTTTGCCTACGATCCCGAGGCGCTCTCTGCCGTGCTGCGCGAGCTCGATCCCGGATGA
- a CDS encoding circularly permuted type 2 ATP-grasp protein, which yields MSGAAQTFDEMYDADGAVRPAYADYAAWFEAQEPGWLRRKNQETEGVFRRTGITFNVYGEDAAEERLIPFDMIPRIVSAAEWRRLSRGIEQRVRALNAFIHDLYHRQEIIRAGRVPERLFRDNAAWLPNMVGFTPPGGVYTHVVGIDLVRTGPNDFFVLEDNARTPSGVSYMLENRETMMGMFPELFTRSQVETVSDYPMRLARSLAACAPPGTMGKPVVAVLTPGIYNSAYYEHAFLADQMGAELVEGSDLRVVDGRVAMRTTCGYEPIDVLYRRVDDEYLDALTFNPESVLGVPGLMDVYRAGRITIANAPGTGVADDKAVYSFMPDIVEFYTGEKPLLPNVETFRCADPDSLRYVLDNLAELVVKEVHGSGGYGMLVGPAASKREIAEFRRKLVARPENYIAQPTLALSTCPVFTRRGLAPRHVDLRPYVLVSPNGIEITPGGLTRVALKKGSLVVNSSQGGGTKDTWVLKD from the coding sequence ATGAGCGGCGCGGCGCAGACTTTTGACGAGATGTACGACGCCGACGGGGCGGTGCGACCGGCTTATGCCGACTACGCTGCCTGGTTCGAAGCGCAGGAACCCGGCTGGCTGCGGCGCAAGAACCAGGAGACGGAAGGGGTTTTCCGCCGTACCGGGATCACCTTCAACGTCTATGGCGAGGATGCGGCGGAGGAACGGCTGATCCCGTTCGACATGATCCCGCGCATCGTCTCCGCAGCCGAATGGCGCCGCCTTAGCCGCGGGATCGAGCAGCGCGTGCGCGCACTCAACGCATTTATCCACGATCTCTATCACCGGCAGGAGATCATCCGCGCCGGCCGGGTGCCCGAACGACTGTTCCGCGACAACGCCGCTTGGCTGCCCAACATGGTCGGCTTTACCCCGCCGGGCGGGGTTTACACGCATGTCGTCGGCATCGATCTCGTGCGCACCGGACCGAACGATTTCTTCGTGCTGGAGGACAATGCCCGTACCCCGAGCGGCGTTTCCTACATGCTCGAGAACCGCGAGACGATGATGGGGATGTTCCCCGAACTCTTCACTCGCTCTCAGGTGGAAACGGTCAGCGATTATCCCATGCGGCTTGCCCGCAGCCTGGCCGCCTGCGCACCGCCCGGGACAATGGGCAAGCCGGTGGTGGCGGTGTTGACGCCCGGAATCTACAACTCCGCCTACTACGAACACGCATTCCTGGCCGACCAGATGGGCGCGGAACTCGTCGAAGGGTCCGATCTGCGAGTGGTCGATGGCCGGGTGGCGATGCGCACCACTTGCGGTTACGAGCCGATCGACGTGCTCTATCGCCGGGTGGATGACGAGTACCTCGATGCGCTGACGTTCAATCCGGAAAGCGTACTCGGGGTGCCCGGCCTGATGGACGTTTACCGGGCAGGGAGGATCACGATCGCCAACGCGCCGGGGACCGGGGTGGCCGACGACAAGGCGGTCTATTCGTTCATGCCGGATATCGTCGAGTTCTACACCGGCGAGAAGCCGCTGCTGCCCAATGTCGAGACCTTCCGCTGCGCAGATCCCGACAGCCTCAGATACGTTCTCGACAACCTGGCCGAACTGGTGGTCAAGGAAGTCCACGGGTCGGGAGGCTACGGAATGCTCGTTGGCCCGGCGGCCAGCAAGCGGGAGATCGCCGAATTCCGCCGCAAGCTGGTCGCGCGTCCGGAAAACTATATCGCGCAGCCGACGCTGGCGCTTTCGACCTGTCCGGTGTTCACGCGCCGCGGCCTGGCGCCGCGCCATGTCGATCTGCGTCCGTATGTGCTCGTCTCTCCCAACGGAATCGAGATCACGCCCGGCGGCCTTACGCGGGTCGCGCTCAAGAAGGGATCGCTGGTCGTCAATTCGTCGCAGGGTGGCGGGACCAAGGACACCTGGGTGCTGAAAGACTGA
- a CDS encoding alpha-E domain-containing protein translates to MLGRTANGLFWMFRYLERAENTARLLEAGLRMALTRDLITAEEEWRSVIHAAGESRAYRAKHGTYTGIQVWNHILRDKDNSGSVLAMMRQVRTNARAVRNAISGELWRVVNESWMQLDDALLRPVTQGSVGDVIALVKRAGTLAHGAMANSMLRDAGYNFARAGTLVERADNTARILDMKYYLLLPSLSYVGTPLDSGQWDHVLRSVSGQRAYRWLNAGQTDPRGIVQFLVLDERFPRSLAYCHSLLQQNLESLSKNRKEGLESTGLIRRSAARLGDLTVGQIFEQGLHEFLVEFMGCNARIALAISDDYRFQR, encoded by the coding sequence ATGCTAGGCCGCACCGCCAACGGGCTCTTCTGGATGTTCCGCTACCTCGAGCGGGCGGAGAACACCGCGCGCCTTCTCGAAGCCGGACTGCGGATGGCGCTGACCCGCGACCTGATCACTGCCGAAGAGGAATGGCGGTCGGTCATCCATGCCGCGGGCGAGAGCCGCGCCTACCGCGCCAAACACGGCACCTACACCGGCATCCAGGTGTGGAACCACATCCTGCGGGACAAGGACAACAGCGGCAGCGTGCTGGCGATGATGCGACAGGTGCGCACGAACGCGCGCGCCGTGCGCAATGCCATCAGCGGGGAGCTGTGGCGGGTGGTCAACGAAAGCTGGATGCAACTGGACGATGCCCTCTTGCGGCCGGTGACTCAGGGGTCGGTGGGTGACGTCATTGCGCTGGTCAAACGCGCGGGAACCCTGGCCCATGGCGCGATGGCCAATTCGATGCTGCGCGATGCGGGCTACAACTTTGCGCGTGCTGGAACACTGGTCGAGCGAGCGGACAATACAGCCCGTATTCTCGACATGAAGTATTACCTGCTGCTTCCGTCGCTCAGCTACGTCGGAACTCCGCTGGACAGCGGGCAATGGGATCACGTGCTGCGTTCAGTCTCCGGCCAGAGGGCCTACCGCTGGCTCAACGCCGGGCAGACCGACCCCCGCGGTATCGTGCAGTTCCTCGTGCTGGACGAACGCTTCCCGCGCAGCCTCGCTTACTGCCACTCGCTGCTCCAGCAGAACCTGGAATCGCTATCGAAGAACCGTAAGGAAGGACTTGAAAGCACCGGTCTCATTCGCCGCTCCGCGGCCCGCCTGGGCGATCTGACCGTGGGCCAGATCTTCGAGCAGGGACTACACGAATTCCTGGTCGAGTTCATGGGCTGCAACGCGCGGATCGCGCTCGCCATTTCCGACGATTACCGGTTCCAGCGGTAA
- a CDS encoding transglutaminase family protein, with amino-acid sequence MRLAIRHATRYTFDQPVVHALQRLRLTPKATQGQVVLDWSMRLEGAREELQYEDQHHNHVTLISVEPGVEEVVITCEGTVETRDHAGVIGYHSGHLPLWSFVGQTDLTRPGSRLRHLLRGLEAPDRSRLEYLHALSAAIREQVAYGTGATGANTTAEQSLEAGCGVCQDHAHIFIGAARLTGIPARYVSGYLMMNDRIDQEATHAWAEAHVDGLGWVGFDVSNGISPDPRYVRLATGRDYRDAAPVTGISYGGAREELHVEVAVEQQQQEQ; translated from the coding sequence ATGCGCCTCGCTATCCGCCACGCCACCCGCTACACGTTCGACCAGCCGGTGGTCCACGCGCTCCAGCGCCTGCGCCTGACGCCCAAGGCGACGCAGGGGCAGGTCGTGCTGGACTGGTCGATGCGCCTCGAGGGTGCCCGCGAGGAACTTCAGTACGAGGACCAGCATCACAACCACGTCACCCTCATCTCGGTCGAGCCGGGGGTGGAGGAGGTCGTCATCACCTGCGAGGGCACGGTGGAGACCCGCGACCACGCGGGCGTGATCGGCTACCATTCCGGGCACCTGCCATTGTGGAGCTTCGTCGGTCAGACGGACCTCACCCGGCCCGGGTCGCGCCTTCGTCACCTGTTGCGCGGGCTGGAGGCGCCGGACCGCAGCCGCTTGGAATATCTCCACGCCCTGTCCGCCGCCATCCGCGAACAGGTGGCTTACGGAACCGGAGCTACTGGGGCCAACACCACTGCCGAACAGTCTCTAGAAGCGGGTTGCGGCGTGTGCCAGGACCACGCCCATATCTTCATCGGCGCGGCCCGGCTGACCGGGATCCCGGCGCGCTACGTTTCCGGCTACCTGATGATGAACGACCGGATCGACCAGGAAGCGACCCATGCGTGGGCGGAAGCTCATGTCGATGGGTTGGGCTGGGTGGGCTTCGACGTCTCGAACGGTATCAGCCCCGATCCCCGCTACGTCCGGCTCGCCACCGGGCGCGACTATCGCGACGCAGCGCCGGTCACCGGTATCAGCTACGGCGGGGCGAGGGAGGAACTGCACGTCGAGGTCGCTGTGGAACAACAGCAACAGGAACAGTGA